A region of Sulfurovum sp. DNA encodes the following proteins:
- the cysE gene encoding serine O-acetyltransferase — protein MNLFRLIKEDFANVKRNDPALRSTFELFFNYPGLWALLFYRIAHWFYQKGLRFIPRLISALGMFLTMVDIHPAAKLGRRVFIDHGVGVVIGETTIIGNDVLIYQQVTLGGVSTNQGKRHPTIENNVLLSAGAKILGNITIGENSKVGANSVVVKDVPSNSTAIGIPARVLKRGHDKNPLSHNKIPDVDKELFAYLLQRIEVLEEVLPKTKKEKVKEKDHDLEELYNNFIHSMD, from the coding sequence GTGAACCTCTTTAGACTCATTAAGGAAGACTTTGCCAATGTCAAACGTAACGATCCAGCACTCCGCTCCACTTTTGAGCTCTTCTTTAACTATCCTGGCTTATGGGCACTATTATTTTACCGTATTGCTCACTGGTTCTACCAGAAAGGGTTACGATTTATTCCACGTCTCATTTCAGCACTTGGTATGTTCTTAACAATGGTAGATATTCATCCTGCTGCCAAGCTTGGTCGGCGTGTCTTCATTGATCATGGTGTAGGAGTGGTTATAGGAGAAACCACAATTATTGGCAATGATGTACTAATCTACCAACAAGTAACACTTGGAGGGGTTAGCACCAATCAAGGAAAACGTCACCCTACCATTGAGAATAATGTTTTACTTAGTGCAGGTGCTAAAATACTTGGCAATATTACTATTGGAGAAAATTCTAAGGTTGGTGCTAATTCCGTTGTAGTTAAAGATGTACCATCCAACTCTACCGCGATTGGTATTCCTGCCCGTGTTCTCAAACGTGGTCATGATAAAAATCCACTTAGTCATAACAAAATACCCGATGTCGACAAAGAGCTTTTTGCATACCTGCTACAACGTATCGAAGTGCTTGAAGAAGTATTGCCAAAAACCAAAAAAGAGAAGGTCAAAGAGAAAGACCATGATCTAGAAGAGCTCTATAATAATTTTATTCATTCAATGGATTAA